The DNA window ttgagaAAGCCATGTTGACTTTTTATAATCATTTCTTCCCAATACAATTTAATCCAATagatatttatcaaatgcctactatatgccaggcactgtgctaagtactgaggacaCTAGAGGGTATCTGGTGAGGggacatcttgttccatggaactgaaaccaggcagagcagcaaaTGCAGAGTAGAATGAATTTCCCTTTCTCAATGTTCACTAACCATCTATCTCCTTAATgattcattctagaattttcttaGGAACTGAACATCACTGGCCcatattttgttttgggggggggtttagtgaggcaattggggttaagtgacttgcccagggtcacacagctagtaagtgttaagtgtctgaggccggatttgaactcaggtactcctgacttcaggcccagtgctctatccactgtgccacttagctgcctgctCTGGCCCATATTTTGCAGATGCTGTTCTCTTCTTTGAAAATCAGGGTAATTTTTACCTTTTTCAAATATCTAGTAGTACTTCTTTTCAAATATCACTTAGCAGTCACGTTACCATTTATTTCAGTACCTGATCATGTAATCcatctgggtcaagtgacttgaattcatcaaaaaGAGGTGGATTTTCTCTTACTATATCTCCTTATCTTGTGTATCAACTCACTGTTAACCAATTTTTCCTGTCATTTATAGTGCCAAGTTCATTTTCCTTGGCAGAAAATAAGAATTAAGCAATACTACTCTCCTGTCACCGTCCATCCCAATTAGAGGTCCTGTCCTTTCTATGATCCCTTTTTTCCCCAGTAaagtaaagctttttaaaaattctccctTTTTAAAAGCCCTTAGCTTTAGTTCCCCtgccatttaaaatatatttatttatttattctgaacttaatgaATAGCAACAATTAATAACATTCCTGTAcacaaagaaaattagaaattgagaattGAACATGAAACTTTGAATTTCCATTGGGTACAGCTTGTTTTTACGGTAGACATTAATCATCCACAAACACTTTTGTTACAATGTCATTTGTCTGTTTTCCTCTGACCGACCACTCATGTTTTCTGTTTCATgtatgcttttttctttcatgtcaCTATCACTAGCACTATTTTatgctaaaaaagaaaacaaaatatagtcagaaagatatttttttttaatatggcaaaaaGTATAccatctaaaaccaaaagctagcGTCATATGCAATAGAGAAACATGACAAGGTTTCTCAGCAAATATAGGGGTAAAAGCAAGGCTGCCACTTTTTCCCCTGCTGTTGACATAGTTCCAGAAATCTTAGCAATAGCAGtaagatgagaaagaaattgaatCCATAAAGATAAGCATAGGGGAGACAGAACTATTCCTTTTTGAAGATAATGACGATTTACTTAGATTCTTGGGAATTAGCAAAGAAACTAAGACAATAGCTGTAGTAAAGTTTCAGGCTATtaaaaaaaactcacaaaaattAGCATTGTTATATGGCAATAATAAAATCCAGGAAGCAttaatagaaaggaagagagccacattcaaaataacaacaaaaaatgcataaaatgccTGGGAATCAGTCTACCAATGCATACTGGATACCTGTTTAGATACAGTTACAAATTAttctttaaagatgagaaagaaaaaatttttttttaaaatatgaggaagaaattgaagccatTTATTATCAAAACCACTTGGGGtacaggttttaaaaaaaagtagataaatggaaaatagaccagacaaggaaaaagaaaaaaattaactcaaGCCAGTTTTTGATAAACCTGAAAACACAAATTATGCAGGAAAGACAAGAATTTCTGAGGAAAACTACAAGGCCGACTTGACACAAATTAGATTTAGTCCACCAGTTTGCACCAAACATGACAATACCTTCAAAGATCATgccattaaaaaataagaaaggagattatatATCTTTCACAGATTATATATCTTTCTCAGTTATGACTagggagtattttttttaaaccaaaacaaGAATAGAGgtgattacaaaagataaaaagtaTAATTTGGATTATAAGAAATTGAAGAGTTTTTGTATGTAAGTATGTTAATTAGGGAAGCATTTGACTTCTGGACAAGATGGCTGCCAGCTGTACtccaacaaaaatgtaaaatttgcACCAGACCAAATTGTGATTGAGAAACTATGGTAAATAACTTCTTCCGTACCTGTTCTGTACAAAAAGTCAGCCAACAGTCCATAAGCAACAGGAAAGGGGACTGACAAAATAATTCACCTCAGTACAGGCAAATAAGTCCAGCCAGACATATGTAGCCTGCATGGCTAGTAAGAGCCAACAGCTCTCCCGGGAAGGGCCCAGAATGGTTGTAAACCCACACAGGGCCATGGGCAATGGGGAACAGTCTTCCTGGGAAAAAGCCATTTCCCTCTCCTTGGGAAAGAGTCATTGGGATGAATATTTGAGACTTTGCCAATGCGGGGAGTGTCTGTCAAATaatgacacttaaaaaaaaaggcagcaacCAATGGACTAGAACGTTACAGGGTTCCAATGTACTCAGCACACTGTCCTGAGACACTACAGAAGCCCCAAATCCCATGCTCCAGACCTCAAAGATTCAGAGACCTGACTCCCAAAAGAGATAATCACAGTGATCCAGGGTAAAAATCAAGCAGGCATCAAAAGTGCAGCAAGAGAGGCAAAACCTGGCCCTGGAAAAAAGCCCCAGTTTAGGAACTAAAGCTGGAGAGAAGAGTAAACCAAAGAAGGCACAGCATCAAAATTACTGCAAATCTAGAAATCCCTAAAAAGAGTGGAACTCCTGACTCATGGAGGGGGGGAGCGGAATGGAGGACAATAGAACAATATGAGTACTGGGGGGCAGGGGTGGTGAGAGAGGGGAATGGAcgtatgaaaatgaaaaaaaaaccaactagagGAACATATgttaggtccttaataaatgattataaatgataataaattGACTCGAATAAGTTAAATAGCTTAGACAGATAGTAATAAAGCTTAACCAGGTAATGGACCTCCCTAAAAACTagaataaaacaaacagaaatcaatgacttcCTGAAATAGtgagaaatattagaacaaagtcaaaagatttctttcaaaatgaaagaaaatgtaagaacagagatatgtgtgtatacatatgtacatatgtgtatcaACATACATGTTTGTACatgtctgtctgtatctgtcAGGTCCTGACCAGGAAAATGGGTCAAGGAATgatcatttaagaatcattgtaTGCCTTCAAAACCATCATTTTAGGGGggcactgaattttaaaaatcataaatgagAACTGTAGATTTTTAAAACAAGGTGACACATCTGTATTTCTTTCTGGGGATGCTGAGGTTGGGGTCTTGAGAGTTATATGAGCTGTAGTTCTAAAGCTGAACAGGTGCCCATACTAAATCCACCACCAATATGATGATCCCACAGGAGCAGAAGGCTACTAAAAAGGCCTTAAGAAGGGGGAAACAGGGGGCAAAGTGAAAACAGTCTACTCATCACCTCCCAAACGGAGCCTTAAATGGAAAAGTCCCAAGAATGTCAAAAGAtaaaggcttacaaccaagaataacttaaccTGAAGAGCTGAATATAAATCTACATATCAACAAAAGGGGATCTTTAATAGAATAGAGGACTTtaaagtatttctgatgaaaaaagaTCAAAGCTGAGTAGAAATTctgaaatataaaaacaagaatccagagaaacctcaaaaagtaaaattatttaagCAATTGCTCATATTctaaaaggggagaaagagacatGGGTTTCTTCGGAAtacaaaaagtgataaaaaacaaaaaggaaaaggacctatagatacaaaagtatttatagcagctctcttctggtagcaaagaattggaaattgtggggatgcctatcagatggggaatggctgaacaaattgtggtgatTATGATCCATCATActgttgttctataagaaatgatgagcagaattctctcagaaaaatctgaaaagatttACGTGAGCTGATGCAGTGTACAGAGTAACAAttatattgtaagatgatcagctgtggatgacttggctattctcagcaatacagttgATCAAGGAcacctgaaggacttatgatgaaaaatgtccatccccagagaaagaactgatgatatctgtcCTCAcatccacctcttagaattcttgaCACCCTTTGGCAtcctcaagtgccaccttctacagggacccttccctgcttctctcctgcccctctcccacctaaACTCCCCTTCATCTCCAATTACCTTTCTTTCTAATGTAGGTATTGTCTTTCTCTTAAACCACAggcttttcacttttttttttgcaacttcaATGTTTTTTCACAATGCCTTTatcataaacacttaataaatatataataaatatatcataagcacttaataaatgtttaaacatTGATTGGCTAACAAATTGGTCTTGCTGAACTCCtttttttgctctttattttttcacattttttcccttggGAGGGAGGAGTATTTTTTAAGTGAATCTAATACATGTAATAAcaggatatcaataaaatttattttaaaagtatttttcttacCCCTATCACCTCCCTTTCCAAAAGTGAGTATTTGacaatttattaaacattaagtttttaaaagttatttgttttattatcttAATAGTTTCCACTGTTTTTGAGACTATTAGAAACTTGCCTACTATTTGTAAACCAGTAAAAACTGAAAAGTGAAATTCCTTAAAGTCAGATAGTTTATTTGTGATTGTTGACCAAGTAAGTTGTACTTTTTCATATGccaaatagttttttaaatgaagttaaatttaatgtagttttttgttttattttgtttactcacaaaaatggtttttcttttcagtttttttcctaAGGGAAATGGGAGAGGGAGGGTGACCTTGGTTGGTAATCCATTTCTACTCTATGCTTCTCCTGGATGAcatatctttcctttcctttggcaTGGAGAAGTCTTTCAGGCCTGAGTAACAACATAGAGGGAATTCTGTTTGCCTTCCATCCCTCTGTTTTTTGGACATCTCTTCCGCCCTCTCAGGGTGAGCAAATGAAAGGGTATTATGAAGTCTGGATCTCGTAAgaagaaaagtgttttttaaagctTCGTGTGGTTGCCATTAATAATGATGAGGAAGATGATCTTGAAGCATTTGGTGACCCTGGAAATAATTCTAGCCTTCTCTGCTTCTCTGAGCCTGCCCAGGGTTTGAATAAAATCCTGTAGATGGACCAGCCCGGGTTATGTGTGCTGAGCATGGGCTTTTTCAGCAGCTGAATGCCTACATTGTTCAATAAGCAGATTATAAAACAGCGCGTAAAGTGGCATAGTGGGGGGTTGGCTTTATACCTACTACTTGCCTTGTTTTGCAAACAATAATTTCACAGTGCAGCTCAGTCAGGGCTCACTTGAGAAGACAGTCAAATCTCTCAGCCTTTTTAGGAGCCACCATGTTATGTTATGGGCCCACAGTCTCTCTGTGACTGGGGTTggactttttattttccttattacaAAAATTCAGGTGTATATTCAGGAATGGAAATACCATAGCACTACAATTTTATGGTATATTACATTCAGAAGGGACCTTATtggtcatctaacccaacctcttcatattgtagatgaggaaacggagataAGAGCCAGAGTtgtgaagggacttgtccaaagccTTACAATTGCTTCATAGCAGATCCAGGACTAGAAAAATCCAAGCTGTCTTTCTCTGAGGCCCATTGAATTGTAGTGCATTCCCAGGTCAGGTTAGTCAAGTGGATAGGAAAGAAAATATCCTTACCACGTGGACTTAGGGTAATGTTCTTCCAGAAAGTAATGATTTCTGAAAACACCCATCACTccctttctgtattttttatatTCCCAGGTCACAGACCTTTTGAAGCCTTCATTTAAGAAACAGATACACCTATGAGAtttcaaagcatacttttttcttcctttagttCTTAAAGCTCTTATGCTtaatgttttatttctgtttttaaaatagtaaaaggAAGTTAAAGTTCTTACAGTAGATCCCTTTATGTTAGTTTTGGAGGGCAAGACAACTGACTTAACCATACTGGATCAAGCTTATGCCATATCATGTGGTTGCCTATGTTTCTAGAGGTCAGGAGTCGATCTTTGGTATGTTCAGATCTTCATAGTAACCATCAGGATGGAGTAATGAAAAAacctctctaaaatgaagggagttAAACTATTTGTCTCATAGAATTGTTATAAAGATCAATTATATAGATGCCAAGTGATCTGTAATTGCAGAGTGAGGGGGAGTAGGAGGAGGAGTTATGATTCCTGTTATTACTcgaaaccttttttccccccaaactaTAAACAAAAGCAGATTCTTTTAAACCAGATTATATCAAATATAAGGCAGTGCTGTtaggttggttttttaaaaacttactcAACCTCTATAACATGTCAAtatcaaaatattcttttatCACAACTAAAAATAACATTCAACTCAGGCCTCTGCACTGTAACACAGTTCTGCTGTATTTTGAAGTGACCAGAATTTAACAGCTATGTTAAATTGACTaacatttcccccctttccccccatgtGCAGAGAGACATGTGACAATCACATGACCTGTTCTACCAGCTCCACCTCCAGCCTTGACACCAACCTTCAGTTCCCTGAGAACAGTGGCCAACTACAGAACTCCAAATGGGATGAGCAGCAGAAAGTGTTTGCCCTCGAACAGATCTGTGGGGTGTTTCGGGTAGACTTGGGGCAGATGAGGTCTCTCCGCCTTTTCTTTAGGTAAGATGGATCTCTCAATCTCCTGCCAGAACTTAGGAGCCTGGAGTCTTCCCCCAACGGCACCCAGACAGGCTTCGAGTGCCCTTTTGGTGGCCGTTGCATGGCCTGGCGGTCCTCTGTGGCATATGCTCAGGGGCTGTGGTCTACATGCAGGGCCCTGCCCGGTCACACTGATGCCAGTATTTCCAAATGTTGAGCAGCTGTACCGTCCTCGGCCTGCAGCTTGGAAGAGGACTAaagccaaattctaattttttcacATGAAGGTTTCCACAGTGGGACTAAGGACTATGATTTCCTTTTTCACGAttcctttttccccatttggGCGGCATTAATCCATGGTTTTCTAAAAATCAGAGTGGTGGTGGTCTTTCTTTGGATGGCTAATTGAGGTGGCCAAAGGTTTCTTGACTAAAACATCAGCGAGGAGCACCTGCAGTTGAATTAAACAGGCAATCTTACCAATAATAAATTTTCAAAGTCAGAAGCCAATAAACTACATCTTAGCGATAGTGAAAGTTGGGCTGATAGTCACTGATGTATGTCTCCCCAGAGGGTTCTCTCAAAGAAGCATCTAAGCTGTAGAGTGTGGTGTTGTGGGCTGGTATCTAGTCAAGCTTTGCTCCTACAGATTGTTCTCTTTGGCTTAACGGAAGCtttcttagagatcatctttgtTTGGATTGATGCTATCACCAGCTTCTTTCTGGAGTACAAGATTTCCCTTCCACATGCTATAAGTCTGACTGTTTTCCCAGTTCCCCCTGTGAATGAGGGAGGAGCTTCAGACTAGTTTCTAAGTGAGGAGAGTATACTGGCAGTTCTTCAGGGAGGAATAGTACCCTGTCACTTGAGCAGCATGAACTTTCTCCACCCCATGGAATaagaatatttttccttcttaagcAAAGTAGAAGATAGTTATTGTTTCTGTATCCCTCTGGCCAAACTCCTCTGGGACTGTTTCTTGCTTCTGATGTTAACCATGCTCCCTGATTATACTTGGAAATAAAAACCCATGTTTACATATTCATCAGCCTCTTCTTGTCCCCTCTTTCTACTGCCCTTTAGCGATGAGGCCTGTACCAGCGGGCAGCTGGTTGTTGCTAGCCGAGAAAGTCAGTACAAGATCTTCCATTTTCACCATGGTGGCCTGGACAAACTGTCAGAAGTTTTTCAGCAGTGGAAACACTGTACCGAGACTCATCTCAAAGACCAGGTAACCCAGCAAGgaagcaaaacattttgaaaaacaatagCTGTTTCTATCTTCTGCCAGCTTCAGGGAGAGAGCCCTTGGAAGGCTGTTCTCCTCcgagcttggggggggggctatATGTTCTTATTCAGTAATCCTGGGTGTACTGGATCACCTGAGAGTATCTCTGGCCTTTTACTTCTtagtggtttgggggggggggtgcatgcaatgcacacacacacacacagacacacacacacaatgatggTTTGGGGCTGCTAATGTTTGTGAAGTGGCTGATACATCAGCAACTTTGGTTTTGAAAAATGTACCCAGTTCTTTTTGTGAATTCTATGCTCTACACTTGAAAATAATGTTTTGACAAGGCATCCTGCCATATTTTGCTCAATCTACATACAAATGTAATAAGAGCTCTTTAATTATCTGTTTAAGATACTGTATGTGCTTATTAGAAACAGTGATGACTTTaaaattcccttccttcccacagaGCCTCCTGCTGTTTGTCCTTATTACAGTagcatggctttttttttttctccctacatTGAACAACCTTTGATTTTTGAATTAAGTGTCAGCTGCAGTTTTGCACTAGGATCATGACTGCCCTTAGAGAAAACCTGACAGGCCAGCCCCCTGCTCGCCTAACAGCGATCCCTTTGTATGTGGCCAATCATATGTAATTTATTGCAGGCACTCCTGGCAGAGTGGGTTGTAAGCAGCATTAATTCAGTTTTTGTGGctggggttgggagtggggaggatggggtgggagggggttggggaagagaaaccgatggggagagggaaaagagaaccaGAAAGGGGAAGACTATTTTAAGATgaaggtatttttattttaattgaatctAATTACACTTGCCATTTAAGAGTTTGTATTCAGGAGACATCTCCTTTCCTTTCAGAAGACAGGGGCTTGTAAATCCTGGGAAAAGCTGGCTTTAAAAGCCACATATTTGAGATGCTTATCTTTCCCCAGTTTTCCTCCTGTCCAGCAGGTCTCcaatgaaaagacttgtatgCAGTTCTCCATCCGACGTCCCAAGCTTCCTTCTTCAGAGACCCACCCAGAGGAGAACATGTACAAAAAGCTGGATGTCTCCACGTGGCTTAACCACTTGAATGAGTCTGGGCAGGTGGAAGAGGAATATAAGCTGCGTAAGGTAAGGACCCAGAGATGGTGGTTTGTTGGCTGGACTTGAGGAAGGATTCCATGGGGTGGAGTTGGGGGTGGTGTGGGGAGTAGGAGGAGCAGATGAGCCATGATCTCTAAGTCTCATCACCTATTGGGAAAAATGCCTAGAAACCAGCTTAGCTAGTTTCTGTCAAGGGTGTCCACCAACTAAGGGAGAAAACTGACTGGAGACCTCTCTGCTCTGAGAGTATGGCCTCCAGGTTTCACCCCTAAGGTAAAAGTACATCATCTTTTCCGTTCCAGATTGCCTTATACTGTATATAAAATCTGTGTGAACAAACCAAATAAAGCAATGAAaactcccattaaaaaaaaaaaaaacttagagagTTTGGGGGATACTGTGTCTGCCTTTATAGAAAAGTTTGCAATGAACTGCAGCATTTCCAAGATCAGGGATTAGGCTATGACATGAGAACGACACATTAATCGGAGAGCTGCTCCAGGGGGGGTTATTGACATTGAAATGAGCCCGGTTTGTGTTTCGTATGGGAATAGAGGACCAGCACTTTCCCCTTCTAAACATGTGCAAATTGCTGAGGTTTGAATCAAGGCATCAGTTGTCAGGAGAACTCACCAAAGCCACCAAAACACAAATCTCTGGGGATTTGGGGGTTCTTTGAGCCGCTGTACTTTTATCGCCCCCTTCCCAACTTTTGCCGCTTCCTCCAGGCCATTTTCTTCGGCGGCATTGATGTGTCAATCCGGGGCGAGGTCTGGCCCTTCCTGCTGCGCTATTACAGCCATGAGTCCACATCCGAGGAACGAGAGGCACTGAGGGCGCAGAAGAGGAGGGAATACTCAGAAATCCAGCAGAAAAGGTAACTGAAGAGGCCTCTGCTCTCCCCATCCCACCCAGTCTTCCTTGCCCCTCAGATGGAAATGTCATCTGGAAAGGCAATCTGAGGTGCAATTCAGCATTGATAATATGGTTTTTGACCCGTGGTTTGTCATTCAGAAATGGACGTCCTAGGAATCGGAGCAATAGGGCTGGATAAGTGCTGTCATTAGACTGAGCACTTCAGCCTCAGTCTCGTTAGCTCACATGTCAAGGCTTTGGAATTCTTTTTCCCTAGGCTTAACTAGGCCCTGACAGTCTGAGCTCAACTAAAGAATAGGGTGGGATCGTTGGTTTAAGCCATTAATTGAGAATCAGAGCagctgaatttttgttttgtagtctagctgtgtgacctccctCAGGTAAGATTGCCTCTCTGCCACTGAACCTACTATAAGATGGGAGCCAAAGAGGGCCCGGGAGCCAGGTTAGTGATAGCATAGTTGTTGGAGACTTCCATACCAAACCTCTTCTCCCACACAAAAAGAACAGAGCAGGCACTGCCATTATCCCCCACTTGGAGATGAAGAAAAACTATCAGCTTCTTATTTCTAATGAGCCAGGGAAGTCATGGAATAAGGTCATATCCCAGTGTTTGCCACAATGTgatagaggttttccttttgaggctTTCAATGACTCCAGAAGAACAGAGAGAATTCTGGCGCCACGTGCAGTTCACTGTTGACAAAGATGTGGTTCGGACAGACCGGAGCAATCAGTTCTTCCGAGGAGAAGACAACCCAAATGTGGAGAGCATGAGGTAATCCACCTCTTCTACCATTTCCACACGGAAAGACAGGACTCCTAGGCCTCATTCCCAGGGCTGCAACTTGGAAAAAGTGACATCACTTCTCTGTtccttggtttccccatttggAAAGTGGAAGAAAATAAGGCTAACCTCCACCTCTTAGGATGGTAGGACAAACACAGTAGCTTTAAAAAAGTTCTATCAACATTATGGAAGCAGTGGAATTGTTAACATGGTGACTTTATTTTAGTTGAGGTTTTAAGAGCTATAGCGTACTATGTCAAGGGAGCCCTCTATGTTCCTCCAAAATTCAGTGTGAAAATCACTGATTTCCCACAAAGCAGCTTTCTGCTTAGAAAATTGGCAGTTTATAAGCTTTTTCAATGAATTCCTGCATGCCCcagctttccttcctcatctgtcaaatgaatggTCTTGTCATTCATATTCCCATTCAACCATAGATCAATATATAACATTAGAACTTATAGTTCAGCCTTGTAGATAAGTAGACAAAATTACCAGCCCATAAAAATTTCTACCAGCCTGCCCTTTTCACAAGTAGTCTATAGTTAGTAAAAATGAAATCAAGTCTATGTTCTTCTTTATGCTTCTGACACCTATAACATCTTGCATAAGTGGCATGGCATTACCCAGTTGGACTGGCTAATATCCACAAGCCATGGATTCAGAAATATGGAGAGTCCTATGTCTCTTGGATTTGAGAGAGCTCTTAAAAACTCGGTACCTGATCAAAATCAAAGACTAGAAATTATTGCTCTCTCCCCTTATTTCACTTGCTAAAATGGTGCTCAGAGTAGTTTAAGAGTAGGAAGGGGACAAGGCTGCACTTGAACTCATCCTACCACTTGCAGTTGACTGATGTGCTCTTCTTACCTATTCTACTGTATCCTCTAGGAGAATTTTGCTGAACTATGCAGTATACAATCCAACCATTGGCTACTCCCAGGGCATGTCAGACCTGGTGGCTCCCATCCTGGCTGAGGTTCTAGATGAATCAGATACCTTCTGGTGCTTCGTAGGTTTGATGCAGAACACGATCTTTGTCAGTTCTCCCCGAGATGATGATATGGAGAAACAGCTGGTGAGGCTTGGAGCTGC is part of the Dromiciops gliroides isolate mDroGli1 chromosome 4, mDroGli1.pri, whole genome shotgun sequence genome and encodes:
- the TBC1D16 gene encoding TBC1 domain family member 16 isoform X3, translated to MRPVPAGSWLLLAEKVSTRSSIFTMVAWTNCQKFFSSGNTVPRLISKTSFPPVQQVSNEKTCMQFSIRRPKLPSSETHPEENMYKKLDVSTWLNHLNESGQVEEEYKLRKAIFFGGIDVSIRGEVWPFLLRYYSHESTSEEREALRAQKRREYSEIQQKRLSMTPEEQREFWRHVQFTVDKDVVRTDRSNQFFRGEDNPNVESMRRILLNYAVYNPTIGYSQGMSDLVAPILAEVLDESDTFWCFVGLMQNTIFVSSPRDDDMEKQLLYLRELLRLTHLRFYQHLVSLGEDGLQMLFCHRWILLCFKREFPDAEALRMWEACWAHYQTDYFHLFICVAIVVIYGDDVIEQQLATDQMLLHFGNLAMHMNGELVLRKARSLLYQFRLLPRIPCSLHDLCKLCGTGMWDSGYIPAVECTGHHPESESCPYGGTVEAPSPKSAIEGKKGPKTREVFNFRK